DNA from Frateuria edaphi:
CGTGGCGCGCGCGGGGCTGGAGCCGCAGGAGGCCTATACGAGCCTTATCCGGGGCATGGGACACATCTACCGGACCGCGCTCAAGGGCGTTCGCGACGCGCCCCGACGCGCCGAGGCGATGGTCGCCCTGTGCGTAGGCGGGATGGTGCTGGCACGCACCACCAACGACCCCGAGCTACGCCGGTCGCTTCGCGCCTCGGCACGGCATCAGGCGCTGGCGTTGCTGAAGGTGGAATAGGCGCCCGACCGGGCTGTTGAGGCGGCAAGCAGGGGACGCCGGCGAGCGGGGGACCAATTAAATGAACCTGACCCCTTTTTATTGGACGTAATAAATCGTCCGAAACAGTCCGAAACAGGAATCAGAGCCGATTTTAAAAGTGCACTCTGACCCCAGTTTTTGGTTTTTGCGGGGAAAAATCGGAGCCCGGCGCTACTAAAAGAATCAAAAGAATGAAAAGAACGGGGTCAAAAGAATAAAAGAATGGGGTCAGGTTCATTTTCGAGGCCCAGAAAATGAACCTGACCCCATTTTTGGTAGATTCGTCGAGAAGTTCGGCTATCGCGCACCCAGTGAGCGTGCGGACGTGTTGGCCGCCAAAAGCAGAGGTCAGAGTCGACTTTCCAAAAAGTGCACTCTGACCCGTATTTTTGGGCGGCGAAATGATGACCCTTGTTTTTAGTCAGCTCCGACTCCCCCGCCTTTCGTCTCGCCTCTGCTTCGCAAGCTCGAGTTTCCTGGGCTCCGTATACATGCGCTCCAGAAGCGCAACCGTGAAATCGAGGAGGTCCTGCGCCTCATCCAAGGTCAACGTGCCATCGTGTGCACCGTCGTTGCCGTCTTGGTGGAGACATTCCGCAAGCTCCCGGAGTCCACTCGACAACCGGTTGTTTTCGAACAACCATTCGAGCCGCAAGCCCAAACTCCGGCGGATTTTGGCAGGCGGCGGCTCACTGGCATCAGCAGGTAGCATCGGCTTGGTCGCCAAATCAATGCAGAGGCGGAACATGGCAGCCGCGGCGTTCGGGCAGCCTACGGCTAAGCAAATCGCGCCCTCGTTGAAAGCGTTTTCTATGTTGTCCGGCAAGTATTCTGGGGGTGATATGCCGGTTCGGTCTTTTGCCGAAATATATCCTATGAGTTCAAAAAATTCGCGCAGTCGGGCGCCCGTATTAATGACTGTCCCTGAATCCCAGTTTTGCGCCCCCAAGTAGCGTGATCGTTGCTTAAGAACGAAAACCGTTGACGTGCCGCAAGCTCGGCACGCTGCAAATAGCTCAAACGTTTGCGCGCCTGGTGTGGTGCGAGCCGTCTCTACTGCGCTAAATAAAGAGAACGTGACCTTGTGCGCGCCGCACCTGGGACAATCCTCGACGATCTCTGACACAAAAATTCCTCTCTACGGACCGTAGACACCGAGCTGCCAACCGGCCTTGGGTGGGGGTGGGGAGCGGGACACGAACCTTAAGCAATCAGAAAGGGATCAGGTTCACTTCTTGACTGGAGGTAAGTGAACCTGACCCCGTTTTGCTTGTTTTGAGTCAGGCGAGGAAAGATGGAACGCCTTAATTCCCTCCGCCCTCTATTCCGAACCGATGAAAACGAACCTGGCCCATTTTTTAGGTGACCTTAATTGCCCCGCCCCTTTCTTTATTACGGCCCTTCGCTAGGCCCCCTGGTAAGCTGGTATAGCTTATTCAGGTGTTCGACGCCCATCGCTGTACGGGCTGCCTCTAAATAACCCTTACCGGTCGCTTTATCCAGCGCCTCTTGAATGCTTAGATTATTAAGGATATCCCCGAGGGAACTGTATCGATGAGTTTGTGATTCTCTGTTCTTTAGCTCCGATACCTGAGACCTTAGTTGGTTAATCGTTTGCTGTGAGGATGCGTCCTGCCTTTTTAGCCCCTCGAGCGAGCTCAGTAATCGGTCTATTTCTTCCAGGTTGCGCGCGTTTTCGCTCTGGGCGGCGTGCAGCTCAGTTTTATGGCGGTCGATTGTTTCCTTTAAACCTCGAACGAAGGAACCCATTTCGTCCGCATTTCCGCATAGTCTGTTAAATATGGTCAGGAAGTAAGCAACTATTTTATCGTCGCTAAAGTTGGGGTAGCGGATCGAATGGTCGATCTCGCTCCATCCTTCCTCGAAAATTGTCCTAACTTGCAACTCGGCAACGATCGGCCTGTTCAGGGGTCTTGTTTCAAAAACGTAATGAATCGACCGGTAGCCCTGTTTATGTTCTTGAATATCGATTCCCGCAGACGCATAGGCCTCGGATAGCTCGCTTGGATCGCCAGTTCGGATATACGCCACTGGTTTCTCTTTCAATTCGAGAATTCCCACCAAATCTCGATGAATGGTGGACCAGTCTGCCTTATAAAGGTGGAGCGCGCGGATTCCTACCAGATCAGTTACGGCAGTGTGGTAGTTTGAGGCATCTATATTGTCATACTTCGACGCCTTACTTGCCCGCTTCCTGATAATCTTTTCGATTAGGTGGTCCGGATTTTTTACTCGCCAGCGGACCGAGTGGACTGCCGGAATTTTTTGGATGGCGGAAGCCAGAAATTGCGCATTCTCCATCAGATTTGGGGCCTGCTGTATGAATGCGTCCCTTATTTTTAAGAGCTGGTCCCAGAGGCAATCGGCAGACTCCCATTCCGGAGTAGAGATATTATGATTGGAAAGGAAATCTTGAAGGCTCACGGCTTTTACCTCATTTTGCATGCTTACCCTGACGGATGAGTGCCGACCCTAAAACAAAGACAGCAACATAAAAGTGGCAAAGAACAGAAGGCTAAGCGTTAGTACGATCGAGCGAATTTGCCAACATACTCAGGAACGAAAGATATTCGACGGCATTTTGCGGGTGGTCTTCAACCAATCCATGTGCGCGAGGATTCCGGAGCGCCAGCATCGCGCCAGCAAACAGAAACATCATCCCTTGTTGCTCGCTCTTTTCACTATCATTCGTTTGGTCGTTGTATTTTAAAATTGGAGCCTTCGGACTAAACACAAGCTGCATGAGTTCCGTGCCGCTAAGGTCTTGGCGCATGCTCCGCATTTTTACCAGCATATCGAGAACTTTACAGCCAGCCTCAACTGCCTCCGCGTAGTGCCCGTTTTGAAAGAGCTTTGTACATGCGCGCGCTAGTTCAGGGTGTAGATTGAGATCCTCAAAGGCCCGCTTCGCGCGAGTTGCCGGAGTCTCTCCCCCATCGGCGAGCTTTTCCTGAAAAAGTTCGATGATGGTGCGGAGATTCGAAAGCTCTCGCTGCTTACTTTCAGCGACGCTCTCGATCACATCCGAAAGAGGAGTGGCATACATCATGTTGTAGCCAGCGCGGTCGAGTGAGCTTGAAGCGAACCGATGGCACTCAATAGTCCCGTGACCGAACACCTCCGAAATTGTGTCAGCGAGTTTAGTTTCAATGGCTTCTATGCGAGGGTCGCTGCGCTGTTTGAGAGACCTCGGATCAAAGTCTTCAAGATCTTTGATGCGCCGCTCCAGCTTTGGTATGGCGGATCGCATTTGTTCGGCCGTTAGATTTGCTGGCTGGGGGGCCGGCGCCGCACTTTTTCTTGCTGCCATAGAATTCTGACTCCTTTCACATGCTGCGAAACTCGGAACTTGATAGCCAGCTACCTATAGATAAGCAAAAGGCGGCCTCACAGCCGCCTTTTTCCTG
Protein-coding regions in this window:
- a CDS encoding DUF4145 domain-containing protein; amino-acid sequence: MSEIVEDCPRCGAHKVTFSLFSAVETARTTPGAQTFELFAACRACGTSTVFVLKQRSRYLGAQNWDSGTVINTGARLREFFELIGYISAKDRTGISPPEYLPDNIENAFNEGAICLAVGCPNAAAAMFRLCIDLATKPMLPADASEPPPAKIRRSLGLRLEWLFENNRLSSGLRELAECLHQDGNDGAHDGTLTLDEAQDLLDFTVALLERMYTEPRKLELAKQRRDERRGSRS
- a CDS encoding RelA/SpoT domain-containing protein — its product is MSLQDFLSNHNISTPEWESADCLWDQLLKIRDAFIQQAPNLMENAQFLASAIQKIPAVHSVRWRVKNPDHLIEKIIRKRASKASKYDNIDASNYHTAVTDLVGIRALHLYKADWSTIHRDLVGILELKEKPVAYIRTGDPSELSEAYASAGIDIQEHKQGYRSIHYVFETRPLNRPIVAELQVRTIFEEGWSEIDHSIRYPNFSDDKIVAYFLTIFNRLCGNADEMGSFVRGLKETIDRHKTELHAAQSENARNLEEIDRLLSSLEGLKRQDASSQQTINQLRSQVSELKNRESQTHRYSSLGDILNNLSIQEALDKATGKGYLEAARTAMGVEHLNKLYQLTRGPSEGP
- a CDS encoding TIGR02391 family protein — protein: MAARKSAAPAPQPANLTAEQMRSAIPKLERRIKDLEDFDPRSLKQRSDPRIEAIETKLADTISEVFGHGTIECHRFASSSLDRAGYNMMYATPLSDVIESVAESKQRELSNLRTIIELFQEKLADGGETPATRAKRAFEDLNLHPELARACTKLFQNGHYAEAVEAGCKVLDMLVKMRSMRQDLSGTELMQLVFSPKAPILKYNDQTNDSEKSEQQGMMFLFAGAMLALRNPRAHGLVEDHPQNAVEYLSFLSMLANSLDRTNA